The following are from one region of the Candidatus Neomarinimicrobiota bacterium genome:
- a CDS encoding cytochrome C, which produces MKQTDLAAGLVLTLLLSIQAMATTADHTKFEILQQEFASGPEVTKACLSCHTEASMQIHKTKHWTWDVTSHQDQNLGKRHVINNFCVGVQ; this is translated from the coding sequence ATGAAACAAACTGATTTAGCCGCTGGTCTGGTTTTGACCCTGTTACTAAGTATCCAAGCGATGGCGACTACAGCAGATCATACCAAATTTGAGATATTGCAACAGGAGTTTGCATCCGGACCTGAAGTAACCAAGGCTTGTCTCAGCTGTCACACTGAGGCATCCATGCAGATCCATAAGACTAAACATTGGACCTGGGATGTTACCTCGCATCAGGATCAGAATCTGGGTAAACGTCATGTGATCAATAATTTTTGTGTTGGCGTGCAAG